In the Purpureocillium takamizusanense chromosome 5, complete sequence genome, one interval contains:
- a CDS encoding uncharacterized protein (TransMembrane:3 (n3-13c31/32o41-60i81-99o119-143i)): MSLSLSILVQLAWHATAALMAESAIAFLAYSSVFGRDETPAVALYMTAVWSFMLNVYLAVALLMHDLHGAKIKIRHPRQTLLVGLHAFTAAIIFVNIIVRSLYEAGVSTEGDMRRWTLFAAIYMEATIGVFHFILAMCACVGYGELPRSGRGRLAGRCPEPASSHGYDPPPYRV, translated from the exons ATGAGCCTGAGTCTGTCGATCCTCGTGCAGCTGGCATGGCACGCCACCGCGGCTCTCATGGCCGAGTCCGCCATCGCCTTCCTCGCCTACTCGAGCGTCTTTGGACGTGACGAGACCCCGGCGGTCGCGCTCTACATGACT GCAGTCTGGTCATTCATGCTCAACGTCTACCTTGCCGTTGCGCTCCTCATGCACGACCTCCATGGCGCCAAGATCAAGATCCGGCATCCGAGGCAAACCTTGTTGGTCGGCCTTCACGCCTTCACCGCTGCCATCATATTCGTCAACATTATCGTGCGGTCGTTGTACGAAGCGGGTGTGTCGACAGAGGGGGATATGAGGCGGTGGACACTGTTCGCGGCCATCTACATGGAAGCTACCATTGG TGTGTTTCATTTCATCCTGGCCATGTGTGCCTGCGTGGGCTATGGCGAGTTGCCTCGTagcgggcgtgggcggttGGCGGGGAGATGTCCCGAACCGGCTTCTTCTCATGGCTACGACCCGCCTCCTTACCGAGTATAG
- a CDS encoding 4-hydroxyphenylpyruvate dioxygenase (EggNog:ENOG503NWM8~COG:E), which yields MAPSAVSPEQRAVDAVVPQQQATNGDYSIQQHGLPEGNFTGYDHVTWWVGNAKQAAAYYTQLFGFEAVAYRGLETGSRYFASYVVANNDVRFVFTSPLRSAEHLPADEPISPADRKLLVAMHAHLERHGDAVKDVAFEVDNVEGVYRRAVEGGALAIQDPQTLTAAAGSDEYGAGSVVTAVINTYGDTTHTLISRGDYRGPFLPGFRAAKKPTGSVTQPAVRLARIDHCVGNQDWNEMDSACAFYERALSFHRFWSVDDSQICTEFSALSSIVMASPNNLVKMPINEPAAGKKKSQIEEYVVFNSGPGVQHIALLTADIIAAVSALRARGVEFINVPQTYYDTMRQRLKTEKRNWELKEDLDTIQRLNILIDYDEGGYLLQLFTKPLMDRPTVFIEIIQRNEFEGFGAGNFRSLFEAIEREQAERGNL from the coding sequence ATGGCTCCTTCGGCAGTGTCCCCGGAGCAGCgggccgtcgatgccgtcgtccctCAGCAGCAGGCCACCAACGGCGACTACTCCATCCAGCAGCACGGGCTTCCCGAGGGCAACTTCACGGGCTACGACCACGTAACGTGGTGGGTGGGCAACGCcaagcaggcggcggcctaCTACACGCAGCTCTTCGGGTTCGAGGCGGTGGCGTACCGCGGGCTCGAGACGGGCAGCCGGTACTTTGCGTCGTACGTCGTGGCCAACAACGACGTGCGCTTCGTCTTCACGTCGCCGCTGCGGTCGGCCGAGcacctgcccgccgacgagcccatctcgcccgccgacagGAAGCTGCTCGTGGCCATGCACGCGCACCTGGAGcggcacggcgacgccgtcaaggacgtgGCCTTTGAGGTGGAcaacgtcgagggcgtgtaccgccgggccgtcgagggcggcgcgctcgccatCCAGGACCCCCAGacgctgacggcggcggccggctcgGACGAGTACGGCGCGggctccgtcgtcaccgccgtcatcaacacCTACGGCGACACCACGCACACCCTCATCAGCCGCGGCGACTACCGGGGGCCCTTCCTCCCCGGGTTCcgcgcggccaagaagcccaCGGGCTCCGTCACCCAGCCCGCCGTGCGCCTGGCGCGCATCGACCACTGCGTCGGCAACCAGGACTGGAACGAGATGGACTCTGCGTGCGCCTTTTACGAGCGCGCGCTGTCCTTCCACCGCTTCTggtccgtcgacgactcccAGATCTGCACCGAGTTCTCCGCCCTGAGCTCCATCGTCATGGCCTCGCCCAACAACCTCGTCAAGATGCCCATcaacgagcccgccgccggcaagaagAAGTCCCAGATCGAGGAGTACGTCGTCTTCAACTCGGGCCCCGGCGTCCAGCACATCGCCCTCCTCAccgccgacatcatcgccgccgtctccgccctccgcgcccgcggcgtcgagttCATCAACGTGCCCCAGACCTACTACGACACCatgcgccagcgcctcaaGACGGAGAAGCGCAACTgggagctcaaggaggaccTCGACACCATCCAGCGCCTCAACATCCTCATCGActacgacgagggcggctaCCTCCTCCAGCTCTTCACCAAGCCCCTCATGGACCGCCCCACCGTCTTCATCGAGATCATCCAGCGCAACGAGTTCGagggcttcggcgccggcaactTTAGGAGCCTGTTTGAGGCCATTGagcgcgagcaggccgagaGAGGAAACCTGTAG
- a CDS encoding uncharacterized protein (TransMembrane:7 (o54-72i88-109o115-136i148-170o190-215i227-246o258-279i)~COG:S~EggNog:ENOG503NXHZ) — translation MGSTQFGKFDSFCRDSTLPVCNLLSTPNHDQQGPWGGCQLKGIPLSGDRHLGNLGSIVLCGMAIAASVFLLLKSEKKRAAVGRREMQLFLVGYIIISICEIFSVGVFPISRTVRIAFSAIHIGMIIATTWILMLNAIVGYQLIDDGTLLSMGLITGSALALLIGTGYIALDTGFSWTGFWDSSYQLPNKNIALYVLYQLVPLIFLVAFFVLETILVLRVLGEVRPMIYLGAAAVLFALGQIFNYVVSKYICEGTSGKIDGAMFETLFTLLSVLAVWLFWSSITEDDWPMQGGGTYP, via the exons ATGGGGTCCACTCAATTTGGCAAATTCGAT TCCTTCTGCAGAGACTCGACTCTACCGGTTTGCAAT CTTCTCTCCACACCGAACCACGACCAGCAGGGACCATGGGGCGGCTGTCAGTTGAAGGGCATCCCGCTCAGCGGTGACCGTCACTTGGGGAACCTGGGCTCAATAGTCCTCTGCGGCATGGCTATTGCTGCCTCAGTATTCCTGTTGCTAAAgtcggagaagaagcgcgctGCGGTTGGTCGACG GGAAATGCAGCTATTCCTCGTCGGTTACATCATCATAAGCATATGCGAAATCTTTTCTGTTGGCGTCTTCCCCATCAGCAGGACTGTTCGAATT GCCTTCTCCGCCATTCATATCGGCATGATCATTGCGACGACTTGGATCCTTATGCTCAATGCCATCGTTGGCTATCAATTAATCGATGATGGCACGCTTCTATCCATGGGCCTAATCACTGGCTCTGCGCTGGCCCTGCTTATCGGCACAGGTTACATTGCTCTCGACACGGGCTTTTCGTGGACCGGCTTCTGGGACAGCAGCTACCAACTCCCCAACAAAAATATCGCGCTCTACGTTTTGTACCAATTGGTTCCCCTCATCTTTCTGGTCGCATTCTTCGTCCTCGAAACGATTCTTGTTCTTCgcgtgctcggcgaggtgcgTCCGATGATctacctcggcgccgctgccgtcctgTTCGCCTTGGGGCAAATCTTCAACTACGTCGTCAGCAAGTACATTTGCGAGGGAACCAGTGGCAAGATCGACGGCGCCATGTTCGAAACGCTTTTCACGCTTCTGTCGGTCCTGGCGGTGTGGCTCTTCTGGTCCAGCATCACCGAGGACGACTGGCCcatgcagggcggcggcacataCCCATAA
- a CDS encoding uncharacterized protein (BUSCO:EOG09262ILV~COG:K~COG:L~EggNog:ENOG503NTXZ) has translation MADSDGEFVADGMSDDDLVEHNVSDDDVETTGRPSRGGSKPSRLRRRKGDRGSQRAWEQSKRSWETNLPEEDQNGVLNLTALEAEKRKRLLRDTTPLQRGIIRHVVLVLDMSFAMAEKDLLPTRYRLTLSYAAAFVREFFEQNPISQLGIVGMRDGVAVRISDLGGNPAEHLEKLKEMEGQDPQGNPSLQNALEMCRGALFHAPSHGTREVLIIYGALLSSDPGDIHETISNLITDRIRVSIVGLSAQVAICADLCSRTNAGDDSQYNIAMDEVHFRDLFLAATTPPVTRTQEQSTASLLMMGFPSRTLAPGGSTSYCACHNKPCREGYACTRCSTRVCRLPAECPACNLTLILSTHLARSYHHLFPLRNWVEVSWADATRSTVCFSCQCPFPDATRGASTHLQASKNKEDVAKTTAKGVSESGRYACEVCGNHFCIDCDVFAHEVIHNCPGCQSNVQRDHEAAAGVNGRANGAMEVDS, from the exons atggcagACTCCGATGGCGagttcgtcgccgacggcatgtcggacgacgacctcgtgGAGCACAACGtcagcgacgatgacgtcgagACCACGGGCCGCCCCTCGCGAGGGGGCAGCAAGCCCTCTCgattgcggcggcggaagggcGACCGCGGCTCCCAGCGAGCCTGGGAGCAGTCGAAGCGCTCGTGGGAGACGAACCTGCCCGAGGAGGACCAGAACGGCGTGCTCAACCTGacggccctcgaggccgagaagcgcaagcgcctgctgcgcgacacGACGCCCCTGCAGCGGGGCATCATAAGACACGTGGTGCTCGTGCTGGACATGTCCTTTGCCATGGCGGAAAAGGACCTCCTGCCGACGCGCTATCGGCTGACGCTGAGCTACGCCGCGGCGTTTGTCCGGGAGTTCTTCGAGCAGAACCCCATATCGCAGCtcggcatcgtgggcatGCGAGACGGCGTGGCGGTGAGGATAAGCGACCTCGGGGGCAACCCTGCGGAGCacctcgagaagctcaaggagatggaggggcaggaTCCCCAGGGGAACCCGAGCTTGCAGAATGCGCTGGAGATGTGTCGAGGCGCCTTGTT TCACGCGCCGTCGCATGGCACACGAGAGGTGCTCATCATCTACGGCGCTTTGCTTTCGAGCGACCCGGGCGACATCCACGAGACGATCAGCAATCTCATCACCGACCGGATACGCGTGTCCATCGTCGGCCTGTCGGCGCAAGTGGCCATCTGCGCCGACCTATGCTCGCGGACCAATGCCGGCGATGACTCGCAGTACAAcatcgccatggacgaggtaCATTTCAGGGACCtgttcctcgccgccacgacacCGCCGGTCACGCGGACGCAGGAGCAGAGCACCGCCAGCCTGCTGATGATGGGGTTCCCGTCGCGGACGCTCGCCCCGGGCGGCAGCACGAGCTACTGCGCGTGCCACAACAAGCCCTGCCGGGAGGGCTACGCCTGCACGcggtgctcgacgagggtGTGCAGACTGCCGGCCGAGTGCCCGGCCTGCAACCTGACTCTCATCCTGTCAACCCATCTCGCGCGCTCGTACCACCACCTCTTCCCGCTGCGCAACTGGGTGGAGGTGTCCTGGGCGGACGCCACCCGATCGACCGTGTGCTTTTCGTGCCAGTGCCCGTTCCCCGACGCCACTCGCGGGGCATCCACACACTTACAGGCGAGCAAGAACAAGGAGGATGTCgccaagacgacggccaagggcgtcAGCGAGAGCGGCCGCTACGCGTGCGAAGTGTGCGGGAACCACTTTTGCATCGACTGCGATGTCTTTGCGCACGAAGTCATACACAACTGCCCCGGGTGTCAAAGCAACGTGCAGCGGGAtcacgaggcggccgccggggtGAACGGacgcgccaacggcgccatGGAGGTGGATTCATGA